One part of the Aspergillus fumigatus Af293 chromosome 7, whole genome shotgun sequence genome encodes these proteins:
- a CDS encoding DEAD/DEAH box helicase, whose product MNVFRRILGHIPILNIITRDKRPYRRPLAFHHVRFHSTNSRLTTEPFAEPLHSFQSPKLVLRDYQEECIQSVLKYLDEGHKRLGISLATGAGKTVIFTELIGRIPSRNEIGDKSLIIVHRKELVEQAAQHCRRAYPDRTVEIEMGHSHASGAGDIVVASVQTLTRGNRLAKFDPKRFKLLLVDEAHHIVASSYREVLKHFGADETSADSPVLVGVSATFSRSDGLKLGAAIDHIVYHKDYIDMINDNWLANAVFTTVRSEANLSKVKKDSFGDFAIGPLSKAVNTENVNNITVRAWLANAQDRKSTLVFCVDVAHTKALTETFRNYGIDARYITAKTPKDVRMEQLRAFRNGEYPVLLNCGLFTEGTDIPNIDCVLLARPTRSRNLLIQMIGRGLRLYPGKEDCHIIDMVATLNTGVLSTPTLFGLHPDEILQNAKAKDLRDMPLEKTTTGTGTALAGEETEEPPPTPDDLDVNLTFTKYDTIYDLIADLKSEKHIRSLSPHVWVRVGDHRYVLSDASGWLTIDKEEDTSRAYRPRLNPDPTSIANTPDEPYIFTVRHVAKFKNSDDSIMHTRPRLIATAPDFETALRAADTFATKEFEERYVSVRQTWRQLPATEAQVRFLNKAKVRHGSIQRKHLTRGQAADLITKLKFGGKQRFEARRAERLAELRKQEEIEELRKQGDVRVGPVEI is encoded by the exons ATGAACGTTTTTAGACGGATATTGGGGCATATTCCCATTCTGAATATAATCACTCGAGATAAACGACCTTATCGGCGACCTCTTGCATTTCACCATGTCCGTTTTCACTCTACCAACTCAAGGCTGACCACAGAGCCATTTGCAGAGCCTCTACACTCGTTCCAGTCTCCCAAGTTAGTTCTTCGAGACTATCAGGAGGAATGTATTCAATCCGTGTTAAAGTACTTGGACGAGGGTCACAAGCGCTTGGGTATCTCGCTCGCGACCGGTGCTGGCAAAACA GTCATCTTCACAGAGCTAATCGGTCGCATCCCGTCACGCAATGAGATAGGCGACAAGTCTTTGATTATAGTGCATCGAAAAGAGCTTGTGGAACAAGCAGCGCAACATTGCCGCCGCGCATACCCTGACCGAACTGTCGAGATTGAGATGGGCCATAGCCATGCCTCGGGAGCTGGGGACATCGTTGTCGCCTCTGTGCAGACTCTGACGCGTGGAAATAGACTAGCAAAGTTTGACCCGAAACGGTTCAAACTGTTGCTAGTGGACGAAGCGCACCACATCGTCGCTTCCTCCTATCGAGAAGTTTTGAAACATTTCGGAGCGGACGAAACCTCTGCGGATTCTCCGGTTCTCGTCGGTGTCTCGGCTACATTTTCTCGGAGCGACGGGCTAAAACTGGGTGCTGCAATCGATCACATTGTATACCATAAAGATTACATTGACATGATCAACGACAACTGGCTTGCCAATGCGGTCTTTACGACTGTCCGCTCCGAGGCGAACCTGTCGAAGGTGAAAAAGGATAGCTTTGGGGACTTTGCAATCGGCCCTCTTTCCAAGGCTGTCAACACGGAGAACGTCAATAACATCACCGTGCGTGCATGGCTTGCTAACGCGCAAGACCGCAAATCCACGCTGGTATTCTGCGTGGACGTCGCGCACACAAAAGCTCTTACGGAGACCTTCCGCAACTACGGGATCGATGCGCGGTACATAACGGCAAAGACCCCAAAAGACGTCCGGATGGAGCAGCTGCGTGCATTCAGAAACGGAGAGTATCCTGTGCTGCTGAACTGCGGTCTCTTCACTGAAGGAACTGACATCCCGAACATCGACTGCGTCCTCCTTGCTAGACCGACCCGGTCGcgcaacctcctcatccagATGATCGGCCGAGGACTCAGATTGTACCCCGGCAAGGAAGACTGCCACATCATCGACATGGTGGCAACCCTCAACACTGGCGTTCTCTCCACACCAACCCTCTTCGGCCTACATCCGGACGAAATCCTCCAAAacgccaaagccaaagatCTAAGAGACATGCCTCTCGAAAAAACTACGACCGGGACTGGGACCGCCCTAGCCGGGGAAGAAACGGAGGAACCGCCCCCCACTCCTGACGACTTAGACGTCAACCTAACTTTCACAAAATACGACACTATCTACGACCTGATCGCCGACCTCAAATCCGAAAAACACATTCGCTCTCTCAGCCCACATGTCTGGGTCCGCGTCGGCGATCACCGCTACGTCCTCTCTGACGCCTCAGGCTGGCTCACAATcgacaaggaagaagacacaAGTCGAGCGTACAGACCCCGACTCAACCCTGACCCGACCTCTATTGCCAACACACCTGACGAACCTTACATCTTTACCGTCCGCCACGTCGCCAAATTCAAGAACTCCGATGACAGCATCATGCATACCCGTCCGCGACTCATCGCCACAGCCCCCGACTTCGAGACCGCCCTCCGCGCCGCAGATACATTCGCAACCAAAGAGTTCGAGGAAAGATACGTCTCGGTACGGCAGACATGGCGGCAGCTCCCCGCGACGGAGGCGCAGGTGCGCTTCCTGAATAAAGCGAAGGTTCGGCACGGGTCGATCCAAAGGAAACATCTTACTAGGGGCCAGGCGGCGGATCTGATCACGAAGTTGAAGTTCGGTGGGAAGCAGCGGTTCGAGGCGCGCAGGGCAGAGCGACTTGCTGAGTTGCGGAAGCaagaggagatcgaggagttGAGAAAACAGGGCGATGTGAGGGTTGGGCCGGTTGAGATTTAG
- a CDS encoding putative sister chromatid cohesion factor (Chl12), with amino-acid sequence MTSSPPLIPPSFDPAIQLHSEEQNPLSETFSDDLEALNLLRLENIRNKVVIQHRAWNLSDVFRSDEDVRPDTPTRARKALHESNEIPEINSGFYLPSSPPVTKMPFISSPVAFPSRAASPNEAQKRKNDEQSQLMEPKRQKIMGGFLDEEDEDEDELAAFQDAQMKSQFELEEQLIEQELVDPPQIVSGPIHTDPSTTSASDSIAPTYDVPRRTTQLVKIKTCSGKTHTVTQRTYKPRVSYERLVASRSTTGLGRAQKSYYGINIHQILDEVARETEQAKASTKALDRTIQHSVEAPLEGQRNKKMAAAMWTEKYRARKFTELIGDERIHRSVLRWLKGWEPIVFPNLAKSRIKKPGNNNDDGERLHRKVLLLCGPPGLGKTTLAHVCAKQAGYEVLEINASDDRSKDVVKGRIRDALGTENVKGVNVEVGDRKVRKAGRPVCVVVDEVDGVVSGSGSGGEGGFMKALIDLVLLDQKNMARSADQNAKNGKKRKGDTFRFLRPLILVCNDVYHPSLRPLRTSSVAEIIHVRQAPFENVVSRLKSILALEGIPSDNDGVRRLCEASWGLARKKSGGLKSSGTAEGDIRSVLVAAEWVAHKLRNENLSSLRLTRSWLEQRVLSGAAEASFFKGLNRGGVRDIVDRVFLEGGGFPDAPMNAESFHDPFASPSGNVPLGVADLRKRHAINKLREMVDASGDHDRCVSECFATYPLQSYQDDTFLSKPNAAYDWLHFHDTISSKVFASQEWELTPYLSQTVIAFHHLFSSVGGKRISKNFDDDEEDEHPFSGPRADFAAFEAQKQSRAILTGFQSSLSAPLLRLFRSMDCLATELIPNLIRMLSPDVRPVVVRGSGEQKSVASVRKDSERALVQAAVRVMTGLGVVFEKVRIESEGGGHGGWAYRMEPPLDSLVTFHKTKGTSADSGGTAPVRYAVRQVLDQEYRKETMRKQSEVLSSSKPGQTWNDKSGKNDDQSAKKNAIRNAPGIKRDFFGRILKDPEPLLQRSDDSPVQNEASKAGRKVWVTYHDGFSNAVRKPISMNELMAGL; translated from the exons ATGACGAGCTCTCCACCATTGATCCCCCCTTCGTTTGATCCAGCTATCCAACTTCACTCCGAAGAACAGAACCCTCTTTCAGAAACCTTCTCCGACGATCTCGAAGCCTTAAACCTACTCCGACTAGAGAACATTCGTAACAAGGTTGTTATACAACACCGGGCTTGGAATCTATCTGACGTCTTTCGAAGTGACGAGGACGTGAGACCCG ATACTCCAACGAGAGCGCGAAAGGCATTACACGAATCAAATGAAATACCTGAAATAAACTCAGGCTTTTACTtaccctcttctcctcccgtCACCAAGATGCCATTTATCTCCTCCCCGGTTGCTTTTCCATCCCGCGCCGCTTCTCCGAACGAGGCGCAGAAGCGGAAGAATGATGAACAGTCACAGTTAATGGAGCCTAAGCGGCAGAAAATCATGGGCGGCtttctggatgaagaggacgaagacgaggatgagctgGCGGCGTTTCAAGATGCTCAAATGAAGAGCCAATTTGAGTTAGAGGAGCAATTAATCGAGCAGGAGCTAGTGGACCCGCCACAGATCGTCTCAGGACCTATACACACAGATCCTTCTACTACGAGTGCGAGCGATTCGATTGCGCCAACTTATGACGTGCCACGACGAACAACGCAATTGGTTAAAATAAAGACTTGCTCTGGGAAGACACACACAGTCACTCAGAGAACTTATAAGCCCCGAGTTTCATACGAGAGGCTAGTGGCAAGTCGCTCGACTACGGGACTAGGACGAGCGCAGAAAAGCTACTATGGCATTAATATCCATCAAATATTGGATGAGGTTGCAAGAGAAACTGAACAGGCTAAAGCTTCCACAAAAGCACTGGACCGCACGATACAGCATTCTGTTGAGGCTCCCCTTGAGGGCCAAAGGAATAAGAAAATGGCAGCGGCGATGTGGACAGAAAAATACCGCGCTCGGAAGTTCACTGAGCTTATTGGAGACGAGCGCATCCATCGATCTGTTTTGCGATGGTTGAAGGGCTGGGAGCCGATCGTCTTCCCTAATCTTGCCAAGTCGAGAATCAAAAAGCCGGGCAACAACAACGATGACGGCGAGCGGCTGCACCGTAAGGTTCTACTGTTGTGTGGTCCTCCAGGGCTCGGAAAGACGACATTGGCACACGTGTGCGCCAAACAAGCGGGATACGAGGTACTAGAGATCAACGCCAGTGATGACCGCAGCAAAGACGTTGTCAAGGGGCGGATTCGAGATGCCCTTGGCACTGAAAATGTGAAAGGAGTGAATGTGGAGGTGGGAGATCGCAAAGTGCGAAAGGCTGGGCGACCAGTGTGCGTCGTAGTTGACGAAGTCGATGGAGTCGTTAGCGGGTCTGGGAgcggtggagaaggaggcttCATGAAGGCCTTGATTGACCTCGTTCTACTCGATCAGAAGAACATGGCACGATCAGCCGATCAGAATGCCAAGAACGGGAAAAAACGTAAAGGCGACACTTTCCGGTTCTTGCGCCCACTGATCTTGGTTTGCAACGACGTGTATCACCCTAGCTTACGGCCCCTGAGGACCTCCTCTGTAGCTGAGATCATTCATGTCCGCCAAGCACCTTTTGAAAATGTTGTCTCACGCTTGAAGAGCATCTTAGCGCTGGAGGGCATTCCATCAGACAACGACGGTGTGCGGCGGCTATGCGAGGCATCATGGGGTCTggcgaggaagaaaagtgGTGGCCTCAAAAGCAGTGGGACGGCCGAAGGTGATATCCGAAGTGTGCTGGTCGCTGCGGAGTGGGTGGCGCATAAGCTGAGAAACGAAAACCTGTCGTCTCTCAGACTGACACGGAGCTGGCTCGAACAACGGGTTCTCAGTGGCGCGGCTGAAGCCTCGTTCTTTAAAGGGCTGAATCGCGGAGGTGTGCGAGACATTGTGGACCGTGTCTTTTTGGAAGGTGGAGGGTTCCCTGACGCTCCCATGAATGCTGAATCATTCCATGACCCGTTCGCCAGTCCCAGCGGGAACGTGCCTCTCGGTGTTGCGGACCTTAGAAAACGGCATGCCATCAATAAGCTGCGTGAAATGGTTGATGCCAGTGGTGATCATGACCGGTGTGTATCTGAATGTTTCGCTACGTATCCGCTTCAATCATATCAGGACGACACATTTCTTTCCAAGCCTAATGCCGCATATGACTGGCTCCACTTCCATGATACCATCTCTTCGAAAGTCTTTGCTTCCCAAGAATGGGAACTCACACCCTATCTGAGTCAGACAGTCATAGCGTTCCACCATCTATTTTCATCCGTCGGAGGCAAGAGGATATCTAAGAAtttcgatgacgatgaagaggacgagcacCCCTTTTCGGGTCCAAGAGCAGATTTTGCGGCCTTCGAAGCTCAAAAGCAGAGCCGTGCTATTCTTACGGGGTTCCAATCTTCTTTATCGGCTCCTCTGTTACGATTATTCCGCTCAATGGATTGCTTGGCCACGGAGCTTATCCCAAATCTCATACGGATGCTATCGCCTGATGTGAGACCAGTTGTGGTGCGTGGGAGTGGGGAGCAGAAGAGTGTGGCCAGTGTTCGCAAAGACAGTGAACGGGCACTTGTTCAGGCCGCAGTTCGAGTCATGACAGGCTTGGGGGTGGTATTTGAAAAAGTTCGAATTGAGAGTGAAGGTGGCGGGCATGGGGGCTGGGCTTATCGTATGGAACC GCCATTGGATTCACTTGTGACATTTCACAAGACCAAAGGTACCTCCGCGGATTCAGGTGGCACTGCTCCTGTTCGATATGCCGTTCGTCAAGTGTTAGACCAAGAATACCGCAAGGAAACTATGCGAAAACAATCCGAAGTCCTTAGTTCGTCCAAGCCCGGGCAGACTTGGAACGACAAGAGCGGGAAGAATGATGACCaatcagcgaagaagaaTGCAATAAGAAACGCTCCGGGTATCAAGCGTGACTTCTTCGGGAGAATCCTCAAGGACCCGGAGCCGCTGCTGCAACGCTCGGACGACAGTCCAGTGCAGAATGAAGCATCCAAAGCAGGAAGGAAAGTCTGGGTTACGTATCACGATGGGTTTTCAAATGCTGTGCGCAAACCAATTTCCATGAACGAGCTGATGGCCGGATTATAG
- the rscE gene encoding uncharacterized protein produces the protein MEEHSATAGGAADNVNTAVAPQDTPAELANASDAPASPKPQNEGEPEDEEMGGTETETKKESEGGDGTGDASAQPSAEGASEEQTVQGKSGLEASARSHLVSQTHAIILPSYSTWFDMHTIHPIEKKALAEFFNGRNRSKTPAVYKDYRDFMINTYRLNPIEYLTVTACRRNLAGDVCAIMRVHSFLEQWGLINYQVDPQTRPSNIGPPFTGHFRVIADTPRGLQPFQPGPQHVVKPGKPHPATDRAASATPASKADLNLEIRRNIYDDKGKEITPAAEDKEKQTNGEGSAANGTAADASKAMESAVREPRKKFHCFSCGIDCTRLRFHYAKAAPTTTNANAPDSKYDLCPNCFLQGRMPASHNASDFVKLEDNEYTIAPDKDAPWSDSELILLLEGLESFDDNWEQIANHVGTRTKEECVMKFLQLEIEDKYVEDMPEMRAASGRDPINHVENPVLSVVAFLAQMAEPAVAAAAAGRSVEEIRKELRKQLDKDMGSGKPSDKGKEKEGASVKNEDSMDVDTFREEAAAGVADSGEGEKQPKASLATVALGTSAARAAALASHEEREMTRLVSAAVNVTLQKFEIKLQQFNEMEEIIEAERRELELARQQLFLDRMAFKRRVKEVQDSLQAISLKGPTEETANLIGDAATAGISTRYNFQPAGGDARDGVQPLSAETGADYKTLDL, from the exons ATGGAGGAACACTCTGCTACTGCTGGAGGCGCTGCCGACAATGTTAACACGGCAGTTGCGCCGCAAGATACCCCGGCCGAACTGGCCAATGCATCTG ATGCTCCCGCCTCTCCCAAGCCCCAGAATGAGGGTGAGcctgaagatgaagagatggGCGGCACTGAGACAGAGACGAAAAAGGAGTCAGAGGGAGGCGACGGAACCGGCGATGCGAGTGCTCAACCGTCTGCTGAGGGTGCCTCTGAAGAACAAACAGTGCAGGGAAAGTCAGGACTTGAAGCTTCAGCACGCTCACATCTCGTCTCCCAAACACACGCCATCATCCTTCCAAGCTATTCGACATGGTTCGACATGCATACAATTCATCCGATAGAAAAGAAGGCGTTAGCGGAGTTCTTCAACGGTCGTAACCGGAGTAAGACGCCGGCGGTCTACAAAGACTATCGTGATTTCATGATCAACACGTATCGATTGAACCCTATCGAGTATCTCACAGTCACCGCTTGTCGTCGAAATTTGGCAGGAGATGTATGCGCTATCATGCGAGTTCATTCATTCCTCGAGCAATGGGGCTTGATCAACTATCAG GTTGACCCTCAAACGCGGCCATCGAACATTGGTCCTCCCTTCACTGGACATTTCCGCGTGATCGCCGATACACCCCGAGGTCTTCAGCCTTTCCAGCCTGGTCCTCAGCATGTTGTCAAACCCGGAAAGCCCCACCCTGCCACTGACCGGGCTGCCTCCGCTACTCCCGCATCCAAAGCCGATCTCAATCTTGAAATCCGCCGCAACATCTACGATGATAAGGGCAAGGAAATAAcaccagctgctgaagataaGGAAAAGCAGACGAACGGCGAGGGGTCAGCCGCCAACGGTACAGCTGCGGACGCATCCAAGGCTATGGAAAGCGCAGTCCGAGAACCTAGAAAGAAGTTCCATTGCTTCTCTTGTGGGATCGACTGCACTCGACTCAGATTCCATTACGCCAAGGCAGCGCCAACAACCACAAACGCGAATGCTCCAGACTCCAAGTACGATCTTTGCCCGAACTGTTTCTTACAAGGCAGAATGCCTGCTAGTCATAATGCCTCCGACTTCGTCAAGCTCGAAGATAACGAATACACAATTGCACCGGATAAGGATGCTCCTTGGTCCGATTCGGAGCTGATACTTCTTCTCGAAGGCCTGGAAAGTTTTGACGACAATTGGGAGCAGATTGCGAATCATGTCGGCACAAGGACCAAGGAAGAATGTGTGATGAAGTTCCTGCAACTTGAAATCGAAGATAAATATGTCGAAGACATGCCCGAGATGCGTGCGGCGAGTGGGCGAGACCCAATCAACCATGTCGAGAATCCAGTCTTGTCCGTGGTTGCGTTCCTGGCGCAAATGGCTGAACCAGCTGTGGCCGCAGCTGCAGCTGGGCGTTCAGTGGAAGAAATCCGCAAAGAACTCAGGAAGCAGCTGGATAAGGACATGGGCTCCGGCAAGCCGTCGGATAAGggcaaagagaaggagggtgCAAGCGTCAAGAATGAAGATTCGATGGACGTAGATACCTTTCGTGAAGAGGCGGCTGCTGGTGTTGCAGACTCGGGAGAAGGCGAGAAGCAGCCCAAGGCGTCTCTTGCAACGGTTGCACTCGGAACCTCCGCAGCACGTGCTGCGGCCCTCGCCTCGCATGAGGAGCGAGAGATGACTCGCCTCGTCTCTGCTGCTGTCAATGTGACGCTTCAGAAATTCGAAATTAAGCTTCAACAATTCAatgagatggaagagatcatcGAAGCTGAACGTCGGGAGTTGGAACTCGCTCGCCAGCAGCTCTTCCTGGACCGCATGGCCTTCAAGCGGAGAGTAAAGGAGGTTCAAGACTCTCTCCAAGCTATCAGCCTGAAGGGACCCACTGAGGAGACGGCTAACCTCATTGGAGATGCTGCCACAGCAGGCATAAGCACCCGCTACAACTTCCAACCAGCAGGTGGCGATGCGAGGGACGGTGTACAGCCCTTGAGTGCAGAGACGGGCGCCGACTACAAAACACTTGACCTGTGA
- the gstB gene encoding glutathione S-transferase family protein, with protein MSLKPIVLWSHVMGPNPLKVVFILEQLGIPYEQKYLATDQVKKEPFVNINPNGRVPAIEDPNTGITLWESGAILEYLVETYDKQNTISFPTGSPEYFQAKQWLHFQMSGQGPYFGQAVWFTIYHPEKVDSAKERYYNEIRRVCGVLNKYLQNREYLVGDKFSYVDAAFVPWFRIIPAITGDAIELGKDFPNLDAWLKRLHALPAISKAFKIQEAAKAAQENTWINELNCV; from the exons ATGTCTTTGAAGCCTATCGTCCTTTGGAGCCACGTTATGGGCCCGAATCCTCTGAAGGTTGTTTTCATTCTGGAACAACTGGGTATTCCATACGAGCAGAAATATCTCGCAACGGACCAGGTAAAGAAAGAGCCATTCGTGAACATTAATCCGAATGGCCGCGTTCCAGCGATCGAAGACCCCAATACGGGAATCACGTTATGGGAATCGGGTGCCATACTCGAATACCTGGTCGAAACGTACGACAAGCAGAATACCATCAGCTTTCCTACCGGCTCTCCAGAGTATTTCCAAGCTAAGCAGTGGCTCCATTTCCAAATGTCCGGCCAGGGGCCATACTTTGGTCAAGCAGTGTGGTTCACCATTTACCATCCGGAAAAGGTGGACAGCGCGAAGGAGCGATACTACAACGAAATCCGACGTGTCTGCGGCGTCCTAAATAAGTACCTCCAAAACCGCGAGTACTTGGTCGGGGATAAATTCAGCTATGTCGATGCCGCATTCGTTCCTTGGTTCCGGATTATTCCAGCAATCACCGGGGACGCTATCGAGCTTGGGAAGGACTTTCCAAACCTCGACGCATGGCTGAAGAGACTTCATGCCCTGCCTGCTATTTCCAAGGCTTTCAAAATCCAAGAGGCAGCCAAAGCCGCACAGGAAAA TACTTGGATAAACGAGTTGAACTGCGTTTAA
- a CDS encoding electron transfer flavoprotein subunit alpha/FixB family protein produces MMIPIARHSALRAVRSQFQPSRAFNQPTASALARLLSTLAVLEQRDGKLQNSSLSAIAAAQKLGGPVTAFVAGAGVKGTAAAQAAKIKGLDKVVAVENDAYEKGLPENYAPLLVENIKKGEYTHVVAGHSAFGKSLLPRVAALLDVQQISDITAIESEDTFVRPIYAGNAILTVQSTDPIKVITVRGTAFQGTETEGGSAEVVEGADPKAPAQTEWVSEELAKSERPDLATASRVVSGGRGLKSKEEFDRIMVPLADALGAAIGASRAAVDSGFADNSLQVGQTGKNVAPQLYLCAGISGAIQHLAGMKDSKVIAAINKDPDAPIFQVADVGLVGDLFEKVPELTEKLKSQA; encoded by the exons ATGATGATTCCGATTGCAAGACACTCCGCCCTGCGGGCCGTCCGGTCGCAATTTCAGCCATCGCGGGCCTTCAATCAACCTACAGCCTCCGCACTTGCCCGCCTTCTCTCCACTTTAGCCGTGCTTGAACAGCGTGATGGCAAACTCCAGAACTCTTCCCTCTCAGCGATCGCCGCGGCCCAAAAGCTTGGGGGACCAGTCACAGCATTTGTGGCTGGCGCAGGCGTGAAGGGAACTGCTGCTGCCCAGGCAGCTAAGATCAAGGGCCTGGACAAAGTAGTGGCAGTGGAGAACGACGCTTATGAAAAG GGGCTGCCCGAGAACTatgctcctcttcttgtggAGAATATCAAGAAGGGCGAATATACCCACGTCGTCGCGGGGCATTCTGCCTTTGGAAAGAGTCTCTTGCCTCGTGTTGCGGCTCTGCTCGATGTGCAACAGATCTCCGATATTACAGCAATTGAGAGCGAGGACA CTTTTGTCCGCCCAATCTACGCTGGAAATGCCATCCTCACCGTTCAATCGACCGATCCCATCAAGGTGATCACAGTCAGAGGCACTGCATTCCAGGGTACTGAGACCGAGGGCGGCTCTGCTGAGGTCGTCGAGGGAGCTGACCCCAAGGCTCCCGCTCAGACCGAGTGGGTATCTGAAGAGCTCGCCAAGTCTGAGCGCCCTGATCTGGCTACTGCCTCTCGCGTCGTGTCTGGTGGTCGTGGCCTGAAATCGAAAGAGGAGTTCGACCGCATCATGGTGCCTCTTGCTGACGCCTTGGGAGCTGCAATTGGTGCTTCCCGCGCTGCGGTTGACAGTGGATTTGCCGACAACAGTCTTCAGGTTGGCCAGACAGGCAAGAACGTTGCGCCTCAGCTCTACTTGTGTGCTGGTATTTCGGGTgccatccagcaccttgCTGGTATGAAGGACAGCAAGGTCATTGCTGCTATCAACAAGGATCCTGATGCTCCTATCTTCCAGGTTGCTGATGTAGGCCTTGTTGGCGATCTTTTCGAGAAAGTCCCAGAGCTTaccgagaagctgaagagcCAGGCGTAA